The proteins below come from a single Miscanthus floridulus cultivar M001 chromosome 1, ASM1932011v1, whole genome shotgun sequence genomic window:
- the LOC136491160 gene encoding uncharacterized protein — MDIVEQHWADQMKQKLYGAALFLNPNKFFDIKEKDLAYASSLREMFNDVIEKMIVDDDDLIAKVRDQADQYEKAESSFGKKLLTLQDEQKSPNDWWSAYGGSAGELQKFACHIVGLYCSASGYDRNWTMFDCIHTITMKQSDRKKLENRAYAQHNLMISDRSERQQLEGSNFEPLILECYEFDHEWVGMQTAQLYSRDNLIWEVVEEVTGGSYTLEDRKLRRPYPGYGSLVPSLTDNASLDSEDDDSFGAVEDAEDDYDPQNALAPTH, encoded by the exons atggacattGTTGAGCAGCATTGGGCAGATCAAATGAAGCAAAAACTATATGGGGCTGCTTTGTTTCTGAATCCAAACAAATTTTTCGACATCAAAGAAAAGGACCTTGCTTATGCTTCCAGTCTACGGGAAATGTTCAATGATGTGATTGAGAAAATGATTGTTGATGATGACGATTTGATCGCCAAGGTAAGGGACCAAGCTGATCAATACGAGAAGGCTGAAAGTAGCTTTGGGAAGAAATTACTAACCCTGCAAGATGAGCAAAAGAGTCCAA ATGATTGGTGGAGTGCCTATGGTGGGTCTGCTGGAGAGCTtcaaaagtttgcatgtcatATTGTTGGTCTTTATTGTTCAGCATCTGGCTATGACCGCAATTGGACTATGTTTGACTGT ATCCACACTATAACTATGAAACAGTCAGACCGCAAGAAATTAGAGAATAGGGCTTATGCCCAACATAACCTGATGATATCTGATAGGTCTGAAAGACAGCAGTTAGAAGGAAGCAACTTTGAACCTTTGATCCTTGAATGCTATGAGTTTGACCATGAATGGGTCGGCATGCAAACTGCACAACTCTATAGTAGGGACAATCTTATATGGGAAGTTGTTGAAGAAGTCACCGGTGGATCATACACCCTTGAGGACCGCAAGCTGCGTAGGCCTTATCCTGGATATGGAAGTCTTGTGCCTAGTTTGACTGATAATGCGAGTTTAGACAGTGAAGATGATGACTCTTTTGGGGCTGTTGAAGATGCTGAGGATGACTACGACCCACAGAATGCACTTGCTCCCACTCATTAG
- the LOC136461548 gene encoding uncharacterized protein has translation MSDQEPPTEGSAEAKFVKLMAKFLQENGFPPSIIDSRSFKVLMETIAQCGPDYEFPSQEELSGPLTEEVMNWVAERRKKHERAWEWHGCTLTVDSWTHPGRCLHLLTFMVGSVEGIFFLGSADASYATDHADLLAELIEERIDEVGRDKVVQVVTDNSHNLKAACKILMDRIPTLFWTPCAFQCLDLMLKDIGRLQEFKKHVQQAKHVTTFIYSHGKFINALCKKMDGKDPVAPATTRHSTTFLTLERMYKHRDVMKCLFVNEDWSMSSKVSRTETGKSVRDIVLNTTFWNGVEDCIKASEPLLVLLRMVYVDFHAFSEFFSLEKKSDEES, from the exons ATGTCAGACCAAGAACCACCAACCGAGGGCTCAGCTGAGGCAAAGTTTGTCAAGCTTATGGCCAAGTTCCTGCAAGAGAATGGTTTTCCTCCCAGCATCATCGACAGTAGAAGCTTTAAAGTTCTGATGGAGACCATTGCACAGTGTGGACCAGACTACGAATTCCCTAGCCAAGAGGAGTTGAGTGGGCCTCTCACTGAGGAGGTGATGAACTGGGTGGCTGAACGGAGGAAGAAGCATGAGAGGGCTTGGGAATGGCACGGTTGCACGCTCACGGTGGATTCTTGGACCCATCCTGGGAGGTGTCTTCACTTGCTCACTTTCATGGTGGGTAGTGTGGAGGGGATTTTCTTCTTGGGTTCTGCTGATGCTTCATATGCAACAGATCATGCAGATTTATTGGCAGAACTGATAGAGGAAAGGATTGACGAAGTTGGCAGGGACAAAGTTGTTCAGGTTGTTACTGATAACAGCCATAACCTTAAAGCTGCATGCAAGATTCTAATGGATAGGATTCCTACACTGTTTTGGACCCCCTGTGCTTTCCAGTGCTTGGACCTTATGTTGAAGGACATTGGGAGGCTACAAGAGTTCAAGAAGCATGTTCAACAGGCCAAGCATGTCACCACATTTATTTACAGTCATGGAAAATTTATCAATGCATTGTGTAAGAAGATGGATGGGAAGGATCCAGTGGCACCTGCAACCACTCGACACTCCACGACATTCCTCACTTTGGAGAGGATGTACAAGCATAGAGATGTAATGAAATGTCTATTCGTTAATGAGGATTGGAGTATGTCGTCCAAAGTGTCAAGAACAGAAACAGGAAAAAGCGTGcgtgacattgtgttgaataccACGTTTTGGAATGGAGTAGAAGATTGCATAAAAGCTTCAGAACCACTTCTTGTTCTGTTGAGGATGGTctatgtcgat TTCcacgctttctccgagttcttctctttagaaaagaagtcggatgaagagtcttga